A stretch of Ascochyta rabiei chromosome 6, complete sequence DNA encodes these proteins:
- a CDS encoding U3 small nucleolar RNA-associated protein: MDIHRSRFVPFPPSAINALAFSHTEPEHGQQEPGSLRLAIGRSNGNIEIWNPANGAWLQEKVFYGGKDRSVEGLVWTQNPDQRDSNGKIVPGRLRLFSIGYSSSVTEWDLATGLPARHSNGNHSEVWCIAAQPRAKNSHVGGADDTGSYQKLVAGCADGTLVLLSTEDDDLRFERFVSRASTKKARALSVAYKDHDTVLAGFADSMIRVFDTRNGNVIRNISLGSGPHGGPKEILVWKVKCLSNGDFVSGDSTGEIRVYSGKNYSQTQRISGHEADVLDLAVSRDGTGIFSAGMDRRTCFYTCKKSQGNKGQNGKWRKVSHQRYHEHDVKAMATYEGNKLSVVVSGGIDTQPIVVPLRQFGQELSRGLPALPATPPLVSAPEARLLVSWWNTEVRVWRVKPNHDGTEKPKVVARLALQGEENITSVSITQDGELLSVATADAVKLFQLIRPQSGTGPSLHIRKIEMPDIEGARNVRLTADGKWLAAVTATNEVRFVRIIRTEDPDDQPRPLAKVARLQRMPREDSRTTSLTGQHGSYERSINHAEFSSDGSVFAVTDLAGYIDTWVVEGHEDSTAPEVDIDESASDVAEDEDSDDDDDGGAKEQITFLGQRWIRNPTGHLLPRLDSTPTLLSFQPSTDGSQPQPNGNPAVHPTRSNPHPHSHEVPTAEHRLLVTSAKHQLYIFEVTAGRLSGWSRRNPPSSYPSEYRMLDLPAKGCVWDVTASQQRLWLYGEKWLFMFDLSKDLPLSDDGSKKRKRERDAAVDTPRKTTTSGAGDAIPSRESTVTKMRKYNGAPGKDAGKATWLDVHAGRTNALANDDDDDDDDDDDESEAAQPLTSLRRTATHDELTTHGDVPAGGEVGEVEPKASWWHTFKYRPILGMVPVRGGEQGQGQLLEVVLVERPSWELDLPPRFVGAHEK, from the exons ATGGATATCCACAGGTCGCGTTTCGTGCCTTTCCCGCCGTCTGCTATCAACGCCCTCGCATTTTCGCATACCGAACCCGAACATGGCCAGCAAGAGCCTGGGTCGCTGAGGCTCGCTATCGGACGCTCAAACGGAAACATCGAGATATGGAACCCTGCGAATGGTGCCTGGCTGCAAGAGAAGGTCTTCTACGGCGGCAAAGACCGCAGCGTTGAGGGTCTGGTGTGGACACAGAACCCCGACCAGAGGGACTCGAACGGCAAGATCGTGCCTGGACGCTTGCGACTGTTTAGCATCGGATACTCAAGCAGCGTCACGGAGTGGGACCTTGCGACTGGTCTCCCGGCGCGGCACTCGAACGGCAACCATAGCGAAGTATGGTGTATCGCAGCGCAGCCGAGGGCAAAGAACAGTCATGTTGGAGGCGCCGACGATACCGGCTCCTACCAGAAGCTCGTAGCAGGCTGCGCAGACGGCACGCTGGTTCTCCTCTCCACTGAAGACGACGACCTCCGCTTCGAGCGATTTGTATCTCGTGCGTCGACGAAGAAAGCTCGTGCGCTGAGTGTCGCATATAAAGACCATGATACTGTGCTTGCAGGCTTTGCAGACAGCATGATTCGAGTCTTCGACACAAGGAACGGCAACGTCATCAGGAACATTTCTTTAGGCAGCGGACCACACGGCGGGCCGAAGGAAATTTTGGTATGGAAAGTCAAGTGTCTCTCCAACGGCGACTTCGTTTCCGGCGACTCCACTGGCGAGATCAGGGTCTACAGCGGCAAAAACTACAGTCAGACGCAGAGAATCTCCGGCCACGAGGCGGATGTCCTCGACCTGGCCGTTTCACGCGACGGCACGGGCATCTTCAGCGCGGGCATGGACCGTCGCACATGCTTCTACACTTGCAAGAAGTCGCAAGGAAACAAGGGACAGAATGGCAAGTGGCGTAAGGTATCACACCAAAGGTACCACGAGCACGACGTGAAGGCCATGGCAACATACGAGGGCAACAAGCTCAGCGTCGTTGTCTCTGGAG GTATTGATACACAGCCTATCGTCGTTCCCCTGCGTCAGTTTGGTCAAGAGCTCAGCCGAGGTCTGCCAGCGCTGCCTGCCACTCCTCCTCTTGTGAGCGCCCCCGAAGCACGGCTGTTGGTCAGCTGGTGGAACACTGAGGTCCGTGTTTGGCGCGTCAAGCCGAATCACGACGGCACAGAAAAGCCAAAGGTTGTCGCACGTCTGGCTTTACAAGGAGAGGAGAACATCACATCCGTCTCCATCACTCAGGACGGCGAGCTTCTCAGTGTTGCGACAGCAGATGCTGTAAAGCTGTTCCAGCTCATCCGCCCACAATCAGGAACTGGACCCAGTCTTCACATCAGGAAGATCGAGATGCCCGACATCGAGGGTGCGAGGAATGTACGCCTGACAGCGGACGGAAAGTGGCTCGCGGCGGTGACTGCGACCAACGAAGTCAGGTTCGTCAGGATCATCAGGACTGAGGATCCAGATGATCAGCCTCGTCCGCTCGCCAAGGTCGCACGCCTGCAGCGTATGCCTCGAGAGGATAGCCGGACGACGTCTCTCACTGGACAGCATGGATCCTACGAACGCTCCATCAACCACGCCGAGTTTTCATCCGACGGCAGCGTGTTCGCTGTCACGGATCTTGCGGGCTACATCGACACGTGGGTCGTCGAAGGGCACGAGGACTCAACCGCGCCCGAAGTGGACATTGACGAATCCGCCTCGGACGTtgccgaggacgaggactctgacgatgacgacgacgggGGAGCAAAGGAGCAGATCACCTTCCTCGGCCAGCGATGGATACGCAACCCCACTGGCCACTTGCTGCCACGTCTTGACTCGACACCCACACTACTGTCGTTCCAACCCAGTACAGACGGCTCTCAGCCACAACCGAATGGCAACCCTGCAGTTCATCCCACACGGTCCAACCCTCACCCCCACTCGCACGAGGTGCCGACTGCAGAGCACAGGCTGCTCGTCACATCAGCGAAGCACCAGCTGTATATCTTCGAAGTGACTGCCGGCCGTCTTTCAGGATGGTCCAGGAGGAATCCACCATCCAGCTACCCGTCCGAATACCGCATGCTCGACCTCCCCGCCAAGGGGTGCGTATGGGACGTGACCGCGTCGCAGCAGCGTCTGTGGCTGTACGGCGAGAAATGGCTCTTCATGTTCGACCTGAGCAAAGACCTGCCCCTGTCCGACGACGGAtccaagaagcgcaagcgcGAGCGCGACGCTGCAGTCGACACGCcgaggaagacgacgacCAGCGGCGCCGGCGACGCCATCCCGTCGAGAGAAAGCACAGTGACCAAGATGCGCAAGTACAACGGCGCGCCGGGCAAGGACGCAGGCAAAGCGACCTGGCTGGACGTGCACGCAGGCAGGACCAACGCGCTCgccaacgacgacgacgacgacgacgacgacgacgacgacgagagCGAGGCGGCCCAACCGCTGACGTCTCTACGGCGAACCGCCACGCACGACGAGCTGACGACCCACGGCGACGTGCCTGCTGGCGGCGAGGTGGGCGAAGTGGAGCCCAAGGCGAGCTGGTGGCACACGTTCAAGTACCGGCCGATACTGGGCATGGTGCCTGTGCGCGGCGGGGAGCAAGGCCAGGGCCAGCTGCTCGAGGTGGTGCTTGTCGAGCGGCCCTCGTGGGAGCTCGATCTACCACCGCGGTTTGTCGGGGCGCACGAGAAGTAA
- a CDS encoding Peptide-N(4)-(N-acetyl-beta-glucosaminyl)asparagine amidase, which translates to MDHPRASSRAPAADVDRLAAELTERFRSVLSTKRMNDLSTYSSHSRSASPAPRDFGSPQPPAAAAPPSYASLKNIPLVAQAPSDARSLRFRNMLHSLSNMPTRWENPGLLDEALRVVPLEQIYNEADEESQILQAEADSLGAGKKAAWGYQDCVVRALLRWFKRSFFHWVNNPPCSRCYSPTVAVGLTAPLPDEHARGANQVEAYKCSHDGCQNYERFPRYNDAFVLLQTRKGRCGEWANCFSMLCRAVGSRVRWVWNAEDHVWTEVYSVHRKRWVHVDACEEAWDKPRLYTDGWGKKLSYCIAFSADGAMDVTRRYVRDQNKHAAPRNRAPEAVVLHIMDEIRAVRRKDMSKQDKFRLQGEDLREAKELRGYVISSIAHDISRLRPEDIINGAVAPRRNDADADKALEGRMSGNAQWIRARNEQGRGQSNQQDPRNQHSR; encoded by the exons ATGGACCACCCGCGAGCCTCGTCACGGGCGCCTGCCGCCGACGTCGACCGCCTGGCCGCCGAGCTGACGGAGCGCTTCCGTTCCGTCCTCAGCACCAAGCGCATGAACGACCTCTCCACATACTCGTCGCACTCGCGCTCTGCCTCGCCTGCCCCGCGAGACTTTGGCTCCCCGCAaccgcccgccgccgccgccccgcCGTCGTACGCATCGCTCAAGAACATCCCGCTCGTCGCCCAGGCCCCCAGCGACGCCCGCTCGCTGCGCTTCCGCAACATGCTGCACTCGCTCTCCAACATGCCCACGCGCTGGGAGAACCCCGGCCTGCTCGACGAGGCCCTGCGCGTCGTGCCCCTCGAGCAGATCTACAACGAGGCCGACGAGGAGAGCCAGATCCTGCAGGCCGAGGCCGACAGTCTCGGCGCTGGCAAGAAGGCCGCCTGGGGCTACCAGGACTGCGTCGTCCGAGCCCTGCTGCGCTGGTTCAAGCGCTCCTTCTTCCACTGGGTCAACAACCCCCCGTGCTCGCGCTGCTACTCGCCCACCGTCGCCGTCGGCCTCACCGCACCGCTTCCCGACGAGCACGCCCGCGGCGCCAACCAGGTCGAGGCCTACAAGTGCTCCCACGATGGCTGCCAGAACTACGAGCGCTTCCCCCGCTACAACGACGCCTTCGTCCTACTGCAGACCCGCAAAGGCCGATGTGGCGAGTGGGCCAACTGCTTCAGCATGCTGTGCCGCGCCGTTGGATCGCGCGTCCGCTGGGTCTGGAACGCAGAGGACCACGTCTGGACAGAGGTCTACTCGGTCCACCGCAAGCGATGGGTCCACGTGGACGCCTGCGAAGAGGCCTGGGACAAGCCCCGGCTCTACACAGATG GCTGGGGCAAGAAGCTCTCCTACTGCATCGCCTTCTCTGCGGACGGCGCCATGGACGTTACGCGACGCTACGTGCGCGACCAGAACAAGCACGCAGCGCCCCGCAACCGCGCTCCTGAGGCCGTCGTGCTCCACATCATGGATGAGATCCGTGCTGTGCGACGCAAGGACATGTCCAAGCAAGACAAGTTCCGCCTGCAAGGTGAAGACCTGCGTGAAGCAAAGGAGCTTCGCGGCTACGTCATCTCTTCCATTGCGCACGACATCAGCAGGCTCAGGCCCGAAGACATCATCAACGGAGCCGTCGCACCTCGACGCAACGACGCCGATGCTGACAAGGCATTGGAAGGCCGCATGAGTGGAAACGCGCAATGGATCCGAGCAAGGAACGAGCAAGGACGAGGCCAGTCGAACCAGCAGGACCCTCGCAACCAGCACTCACGCTGA
- a CDS encoding mitochondrial aspartate-glutamate transporter agc1: protein MAALSEQVSEVLIGTTNEPQLSQLTRSAFLKHAQKDEASGEHYLTEDAFIEAVAPESEDYHKIKRYQYGILFQVADRERKGRVNIHDWGVFQNLLAKPDAEYEVIFRFFDKKGTGYISFDEFYDTWKAHKTEDSLPFNWEAEWATLYIGSKKHRHAMTYPQFAQMLRGLQGERVRQAFLHFDSNKDGYIEPTDFQRIIRETASHKLSDYLLENLPTLCNISVGSKISYANVRAFQNMIQQMDMVELIVRNATQKSSDGKITRTDFLNEAARISRFNLYTPMEADILFHFAGLDDPSGRLSLKDFARVLDPSWHTVSSLGATAIADAGQKVFATTKSIWHDILESVHHFALGSLAGAFGAFMVYPIDLVKTRMQNQRSTGVGNVLYKNSLDCAQKVIKNEGFKGLYSGVLPQLVGVAPEKAIKLTVNDLVRGKLTDKDTGAIRLPHEILAGGMAGGCQVVFTNPLEIVKIRLQIQGELAKNVEGVPKRSAMWIVRNLGLVGLYKGASACLLRDVPFSAIYFPAYSHLKKDFFGESPQKRLGVLQMLTAGAIAGMPAAYLTTPCDVIKTRLQVEARKGEVTYNGLRDCAKKVWQQEGLKAFFKGGPARIMRSSPQFGFTLAGYEVLQRSLPMPGGSDADASLEPSVGLEEATAPLPYLRSRNALKVILDLDENFGRPRVPAGHTFRGIPGFGGKQA from the exons ATGGCGGCCCTCTCGGAGCAAGTGAGCGAAGTGCTAATAGGCACTACCAATGAGCCCCAGCTGTCGCAGCTCACGCGCTCGGCTTTCCTGAAGCACGCCCAGAAAGACGAGGCTTCAGGCGAACACTATCTCACCGAGGACGCCTTCATCGAGGCCGTTGCGCCTGAGAGCGAAGACTAC CACAAAATCAAGCGGTACCAGTATGGCATTCTGTTCCAGGTTGCAGATCGCGAACGGAAAGGCAGAGTCAACATCCACGACTGGGGCGTCTTCCAGAACTTGCTTGCGAAGCCGGATGCCGAGTACGAGGTCATTTTCCGCTTTTTCGACAAGAAGGGGACCGGCTACATCAGCTTCGACGAGTTCTACGACACATGGAAGGCACATAAGACAGAAGACAGCTTGCCCTTCAATTGGGAAGCCGAGTGGGCGACGCTGTACATTGGCTCCAAGAAGCACAGGCACGCCATGACGTATCCTCAGTTTGCGCAGATGTTGCGCGGGCTGCAAGGCGAGCGCGTCCGACAAGCCTTTCTGCACTTCGACAGCAACAAGGATGGCTACATTGAGCCTACAGACTTCCAGCGCATCATCCGCGAGACCGCTAGTCACAAGCTCTCAGACTACCTCCTTGAGAACCTGCCTACTCTTTGCAACATCTCTGTAGGAAGCAAGATCTCGTACGCCAATGTGCGCGCTTTCCAGAACATGATCCAGCAGATGGACATGGTCGAGCTGATCGTTCGTAATGCGACCCAGAAGAGCAGCGACGGCAAGATCACCCGCACAGACTTTCTGAACGAGGCCGCCAGAATAAGCAGGTTCAACTTGTACACGCCTATGGAGGCGGATATTCTGTTCCATTTTGCCGGTTTGGACGACCCGTCCGGACGACTCAGTCTCAAAGACTTTGCTCGCGTCCTCGACCCCTCCTGGCACACCGTTTCATCTCTTGGAGCCACAGCGATCGCCGACGCCGGCCAGAAGGTCTTTGCTACTACCAAGTCGATTTGGCATGACATTCTGGAGTCCGTTCATCACTTCGCGCTCGGCTCCTTAGCTGGAGCGTTTGGTGCCTTTATGGTCTACCCCATCGACTTGGTCAAGACAAGAATGCAGAACCAGAGAAGCACAGGTGTTGGAAACGTTCTTTACAAGAACTCGCTCGACTGCGCGCAGAAGGTCATCAAGAACGAGGGTTTCAAAGGACTCTACTCTGGTGTGCTGCCTCAGCTTGTTGGTGTAGCTCCCGAGAAGGCCATCAAGCTGACGGTGAACGACCTGGTACGAGGAAAGCTGACCGACAAAGACACGGGCGCCATCAGGTTGCCCCATGAGATCCTTGCTGGTGGCATGGCTGGTGGTTGTCAAGTG GTCTTCACAAACCCCCTTGAAATCGTCAAGATTCGTCTGCAAATCCAGGGTGAGCTCGCGAAGAACGTCGAAGGTGTGCCCAAGCGGTCTGCCATGTGGATCGTCAGGAACTTGGGTCTCGTTGGTCTCTACAAGGGAGCCAGTGCCTGTCTCCTGCGTGATG TTCCCTTCTCCGCTATTTACTTCCCGGCTTACAGCCATCTGAAGAAAGATTTCTTCGGCGAAAGCCCGCAGAAGAGGCTGGGTGTTCTCCAGATGTTGACTGCCGGTGCCATTGCTGGTATGCCCGCAGCGTACCTTACCACGCCGTGCGACGTGATCAAGACGCGTCTGCAGGTCGAAGCGCGAAAGGGCGAGGTCACGTACAACGGTCTCCGTGACTGCGCGAAGAAGGTCTGGCAGCAGGAAGGCTTGAAGGCCTTCTTCAAGGGTGGACCAGCACGTATCATGCGATCGTCGCCTCAGTTTGGTTTCACTCTGGCTGGTTACGAAGTGTTGCAGCGAT CCCTCCCGATGCCCGGAGGCTCTGACGCTGACGCTAGCCTGGAGCCCTCGGTTGGTCTCGAAGAAGCCACAGCACCCTTGCCGTACCTGCGGAGCCGCAATGCGCTCAAGGTCATCCTCGACCTGGACGAGAATTTCGGTCGCCCAAGAGTGCCAGCAGGGCACACATTCCGCGGCATTCCGGGCTTCGGCGGTAAGCAGGCATAG
- a CDS encoding Dihydrolipoyllysine-residue acetyltransferase gives MASLAAACRVSARAASQQLRNHGARRALHAGQPSLAAQNFNMPALSPTMTEGNIASWKIKEGDSFSAGDVLLEIETDKAQMDVEAQDDGILAKIIQGDNSKQVQVGTRIAVTAEPGDDLSSLEIPAEDAAANKAEAPKEQPKEESKSVPKEERTVTPPAKSDSAKKSSSSKATKQTYPLYPSVEHLLKNNGLSKADADKIPASGPGGRLLKGDVLAYVGKIQESYPSELADRFTKLSHLDLSNIKVMPKKEAPAKKPAAAAKAPKVVEDLPVEIALPVSLTAVTECQKRVKDSIGVFLPLTTFIARATELANEDLPRSKTAKPTADELFNAVLGLDKVAGKEFSRGHFVPQVTSLPPTTVNKRPASFKKPDVLEILAGKKTVARGAKAGGGTERVVGPLNVFSVSVPKGDEKRGRVFLERVKAVLEAEPGRLVV, from the exons ATGGCTTCTCTCGCTGCGGCATGTAGGGTGTCGGCACGCGCTGCATCGCAGCAGCTGCGCAACCACGGCGCGAGGCGAG CACTGCACGCTGGCCAGCCCTCGCTGGCTGCCCAGAACTTCAACATGCCCGCTCTTTCTCCGACCATGACCGAGGGCAACATTGCGAGCTGGAAGATCAAGGAAG GCGATTCCTTCTCCGCCGGCGACGTCCTCCTCGAGATCGAGACCGACAAGGCCCAGATGGACGTCGAAGCCCAGGACGACGGTATTCTCGCCAAGATCATCCAGGGCGACAACTCCAAGCAGGTCCAGGTTGGCACCAGGATCGCTGTGACCGCAGAACCGGGCGACGACCTTAGCTCGCTCGAGATCCCCGCCGAGGACGCCGCAGCGAACAAGGCAGAGGCCCCCAAGGAGCAGCCCAAGGAAGAGTCAAAGTCAGTGCCCAAGGAGGAGCGAACTGTGACACCGCCCGCAAAATCAGATAGCGCGAAGAAATCGTCCAGCAGCAAAGCGACGAAGCAAACATACCCGCTTTACCCCTCTGTCGAGCATCTGTTGAAGAACAACGGGCTCTCCAAGGCAGACGCAGACAAGATTCCCGCATCTGGGCCAGGAGGAAGGCTGCTGAAGGGAGATGTGCTGGCCTACGTGGGCAAGATCCAGGAATCGTACCCCTCAGAGCTGGCAGACCGCTTCACGAAGCTCTCCCATCTCGACCTGTCTAACATCAAGGTCATGCCCAAGAAGGAGGCACCCGCCAAGAAGCCCGCCGCTGCGGCCAAGGCTCCCAAGGTCGTCGAGGATCTTCCCGTCGAGATTGCCCTTCCCGTATCTCTTACCGCTGTGACAGAGTGCCAGAAGCGCGTCAAAGACTCTATCGGCGTATTCCTACCTTTGACTACGTTCATTGCTCGCGCTACAGAACTCGCAAATGAGGACTTGCCCAGGTCCAAGACTGCAAAGCCTACTGCTGATGAGCTGTTCAACGCGGTTCTTGGCTTGGACAAGGTGGCAGGAAAGGAGTTCTCGCGCGGCCACTTTGTGCCTCAGGTGACTTCGCTTCCTCCCACGACTGTAAACAAGCGACCTGCTAGCTTCAAGAAGCCGGATGTCCTTGAGATCCTTGCAGGAAAGAAGACAGTGGCTCGCGGAGCCAAGGCAGGCGGTGGAACGGAAAGGGTCGTTGGGCCTCTGAACGTATTCAGCGTTAGCGTGCCTAAGGGTGACGAGAAGAGAGGGCGCGTCTTCCTCGAGCGCGTCAAGGCTGTCTTGGAGGCCGAGCCCGGCAGGCTGGTCGTTTAA